The Phacochoerus africanus isolate WHEZ1 chromosome 15, ROS_Pafr_v1, whole genome shotgun sequence genome has a segment encoding these proteins:
- the LOC125116257 gene encoding basic salivary proline-rich protein 1-like, translating to MDWLCCIPLSRGRGRGRRRRRGRDGLCQACRTWMRTRGGRLWAVARRDPESPPPETRQERGEEGRRPPEEPPHRLLPGVLCRAGGERRSASCGHEDTVHTSLTTLEGLAPPEAQPEAGDPEPEAKTPAERKDPGAAPRGGPRPQEDSAPGQGGPVALSEGHSRPRGDSPPGEDEPSAPLPRGPAPLEESPPGQGGTKAPPAAGPGPQEDSTHGQDQPAAPPEGRPEPHEVSPPGPDENPAPPPGGRGPQEDALGGMKILLLLLDYEALMTTQEPCRMKNLLLLLEDKALRKTH from the exons atggactggctcTGCTGCATCCCGCTCTCCCgaggccgaggccgaggccgCAGGCGTCGTCGCGGCAGAGATGGCCTCTGCCAAGCCTGCAGAACCTGGATGAGAACGCGAGGCGGACGCCTATGGGCCGTTGCCCGCAGGGACCCAGAG AGTCCCCCACCTGAGACCCGCCAGGAACGgggtgaggaaggcagaaggcCACCCGAGGAACCTCCACACAGACTGCTCCCCGGGGTCCTCTGCCGGGCTGGTGGGGAGCGCAGGAGCGCCAGCTGTGGCCATGAAGACACCGTCCACACGAGCCTGACAACCCTGGAAGGCCTGGCcccccctgaggcccagcctgaag CAGGAGACCCGGAGCCAGAGGCCAAGACGCCAGCCGAGCGGAAAGACCCTGGAGCAGCCCCCAGAGGAGGTCCAAGACCACAGGAGGACTCAGCACCCGGGCAGGGAGGACCTGTAGCTCTTTCAGAGGGACACTCACGTCCTCGTGGGGACTCGCCCCCCGGGGAGGAtgaaccctctgctcctctcccaagaGGCCCAGCTCCTCTTGAGGAGTCCCCACCCGGGCAGGGTGGAACCAAGGCGCCTCCTGCAGCAGGACCAGGCCCCCAGGAAGACTCAACTCATGGGCAGGATcaacctgctgctcctcctgaagGAAGACCAGAGCCTCATGAGGTCTCACCTCCCGGGccggatgaaaatcctgctcctcctccaggaggacgaggcCCTCAGGAGGACGCACTAGGTGG gatgaaaatcctgctcctcctcctggattaCGAGGCTCTCATGACGACTCAGGAGCCGTGCAGGATgaaaaacctgctcctcctcctggaggacaaggctctcaggAAGACTCACTAG